The region TAAGCGAATCTTATCACGCATTGTCCTGACTCCTTACTTAGATCTTTTGACCTTGAGCACGAAGGTCAGCAACAACCTTTTCAATGCCCAATTTATCGATAATACGCATACCTTTAGTAGTAAGACGAAGACGTACGAAACGTTTTTCGCTTTCTAACCAGAAGCGGTGTTGGTGCAGGTTCGGCTCGAACCGGCGCTTAGTTTTGTTGTTGGCGTGTGAGACGTTGTTACCAACGACTGGACGCTTGCCGGTAACTTGGCAAACCTTAGACATGGTGTAACTCCATTGATTTAGCCAACAGCAAATCTGTATGGCCAGTCAAAAATAAACGGATTGAATTCATTCAAGGGGCGTTTTATACCAAAAATGCGCTTAAAAGACAAGCGATTTTGTCTAAAACCGGGCATGAGATGGTGCAACAGCTCATGCCTTGATCATTTACCGAAGAAGAGTCTTCGAAATCAGTTTATGAATCGGCTTATTAAACGGTGGGAGAATGTATTTCAAGCTATATAGCTTAGGATTAGACATTACAGACCGTTCATGCGACAA is a window of Acinetobacter sp. ASP199 DNA encoding:
- the rpmB gene encoding 50S ribosomal protein L28, with the translated sequence MSKVCQVTGKRPVVGNNVSHANNKTKRRFEPNLHQHRFWLESEKRFVRLRLTTKGMRIIDKLGIEKVVADLRAQGQKI